From Bradyrhizobium sp. NDS-1, the proteins below share one genomic window:
- a CDS encoding recombinase family protein, with the protein MTVAAKKPLVGYVRVSTIKQGRSGLGEAAQRESIQRFADAEGFEVVAWHAEVETGKGSDALERRPQLAAALQAARKVKAMVCVSKLCRLSRDVAFVSGLMAQRVPFVVAELGKDTDPFLLHLYAALAQKERSLISTRTREALQAKKAQNVKLGGPKLAEARIAAAALKTAEADKFAANVLPNIEAVRKAGANTLRAIAEALNNRGIRTANGGNWHATTVKNVLDRTVTA; encoded by the coding sequence ATGACCGTCGCTGCCAAGAAACCTCTCGTTGGATACGTTCGCGTCAGCACGATCAAGCAAGGTCGCAGCGGCCTGGGCGAAGCGGCACAACGGGAGAGCATCCAGCGTTTCGCCGACGCTGAGGGTTTCGAGGTTGTAGCGTGGCATGCGGAAGTCGAGACCGGAAAGGGCAGCGATGCCTTGGAGCGCCGCCCTCAACTCGCAGCGGCCTTGCAGGCGGCTCGCAAGGTCAAGGCTATGGTGTGTGTCTCCAAGCTGTGCCGACTGTCACGCGACGTTGCTTTCGTATCGGGCCTGATGGCGCAACGGGTTCCGTTCGTCGTCGCGGAATTGGGAAAGGATACGGACCCCTTCCTGTTGCACTTGTACGCCGCACTGGCGCAGAAAGAGCGCAGCCTGATATCCACGCGGACTCGCGAGGCATTGCAGGCGAAGAAAGCTCAAAACGTGAAGCTTGGCGGACCTAAGCTGGCAGAGGCTCGCATTGCCGCCGCCGCGTTGAAAACGGCGGAAGCAGACAAGTTCGCTGCGAACGTTCTGCCGAATATCGAGGCTGTGCGGAAGGCTGGCGCCAATACCTTGCGTGCCATTGCGGAAGCGCTCAACAATCGTGGCATTCGCACCGCGAACGGTGGAAACTGGCACGCGACGACGGTCAAGAATGTCTTGGACCGAACCGTCACCGCTTGA